A single window of Etheostoma spectabile isolate EspeVRDwgs_2016 unplaced genomic scaffold, UIUC_Espe_1.0 scaffold00569848, whole genome shotgun sequence DNA harbors:
- the LOC116685463 gene encoding ankyrin repeat and SOCS box protein 13 yields MEIEIARPYFFGDIGCWSERTEVHQAASLGQTSQLQRLIRSGASVNVVAVDSITPLHEACVRGQAQCVRLLLDAGAQVDARNVDGSTPLCDACSAGSLECVRLLLDHGAKTNPALTSRTASPLHEACMGGNSECVKLLIATGARLEAYDLYYGTPLHVACANQHTHCVKELLNAGAKVNAARLHETPLHHAAKNTQVEMVKMLVEFGANVHARDQHNRRPVDYAAPGSPSATCLHFYETTPMTLQQLSRLAVRRTLGTRALGVMGQLHVPKLLIRYLCYQ; encoded by the exons ATGGAGATTGAAATTGCTCGTCCGTATTTCTTTGGAGACATCG GCTGCTGGTCCGAGAGAACCGAGGTGCACCAGGCGGCGTCCCTCGGCCAGACGTCCCAGCTGCAGCGTCTCATCCGAAGCGGGGCGTCGGTCAACGTGGTGGCGGTGGACTCCATCACGCCGCTGCACGAGGCCTGCGTCCGGGGACAGGCCCAGTGTGTCCGGCTGCTGCTGGACGCCGGAGCCCAG GTGGACGCGAGGAACGTGGACGGCAGCACCCCGCTGTGTGACGCCTGCTCAGCCGGGAGTCTGGAGTGTGTCCGTCTTCTGCTGGACCACGGGGCCAAGACCAACCCCGCCCTCACGTCCCGCACCGCCTCCCCCCTCCACGAGGCCTGCATGGGGG GGAACTCTGAGTGTGTGAAGCTGCTGATCGCCACGGGTGCTCGCCTGGAGGCGTACGACCTTTACTACGGGACCCCGCTACACGTAGCGTGTGctaaccaacacacacactgtgttaaGGAGCTGCTCAATGCAG GTGCTAAGGTGAACGCCGCCCGGCTACACGAGACGCCGCTGCACCACGCTGCTAAGAACACCCAGGTGGAGATGGTGAAGATGCTGGTGGAGTTCGGGGCCAACGTCCACGCCCGAGACCAGCACAACAGGAGACCCGTGGACTACGCCGCGCCCGGGTCGCCCTCGGCCACCTGCCTCCACTTTTACGAGA CCACCCCCATGACCCTGCAGCAGCTCAGCAGGCTGGCGGTGAGGAGGACGCTGGGCACCAGAGCTCTGGGGGTCATGGGTCAACTCCACGTACCCAAGCTCCTCATCCGCTACCTGTGCTACCAGTAA